A window from Vicia villosa cultivar HV-30 ecotype Madison, WI unplaced genomic scaffold, Vvil1.0 ctg.001263F_1_1, whole genome shotgun sequence encodes these proteins:
- the LOC131634260 gene encoding uncharacterized protein LOC131634260 has product MAIASERESVRQRLVDRFMSTGNTECLHLWAYNTRPVGAHWLLLAINPIREVVYYLNSVNGEWTNYPAMKDIVDLSIQVFRSQRDAQVSRTKSSNITWIQVQCPQQKNSYDCGYFVLRFMKEILQANQLEIPLTYLDEFRAAGYPKLKLEEIKEDLCHFYIKRFFM; this is encoded by the exons atggcaattgcttcggaacgggaatcagttagacaacgattagtcgatagattcatgtccaccggcaatacagaatgtctgcatctttgggcgtataatacccgaccagtagg agcacactggttgctgcttgctatcaaccctataagggaagtcgtgtattatctgaattcggtaaatggtgaatggaccaattatccggccatgaaggacatcgttgattt atcaatacaagtgttccgaagtcaacgggacgcacaggtatcccgaactaaatctagcaacattacttggatccaagtgcag tgtccgcaacagaaaaacagttacgattgcggatactttgtattgaggtttatgaaagaaatccttcaggcaaatcaattagagattccgctcacg taccttgacgaattccgtgccgctggatacccgaaacttaagttggaagaaataaaagaggatttgtgtcatttttatattaagcgctttttcatgtag